From Channa argus isolate prfri chromosome 18, Channa argus male v1.0, whole genome shotgun sequence, the proteins below share one genomic window:
- the hnrpkl gene encoding heterogeneous nuclear ribonucleoprotein K, like isoform X1, translated as MEVKNKQQDEDITFSNSDANGKRPAEDMDEEQAFKRSRNTDEMVELRVLLQSKNAGAVIGKGGKNIKALRTDYNASVSVPDSSGPERILSVNASIDVIGEILLKIIPTLEEYQHYSGIDFDCELRLLIHQSLAGGIIGVKGAKIKELRENTQTTIKLFQECCPHSTDRVVLVGGKPDRVIECIKVILELVSEAPIKGRAQPYDPNFYDETYDYGGFTMLFEERGRRPIGGFPIRVRGGFERMPPVRGNRPMPPSRRDYDDMSPRRGPPPPLSRGGRGGSRARNLPLPPPPPPRGGGDRFAHGSYHSSMDDRPSDRRGRGGDRYDSMSGGGYDNNSSWEHFQSGGRGSYSDIGGPVITTQVTIPKDLAGSIIGKGGQRIKQIRHESGASIKIDEPLEGSEDRIITITGTQDQIQNAQYLLQNSVRQYSGRFF; from the exons ATGgaggtgaaaaacaaacagcaggacgAAGACATCACATTCAGTAACTCTGACGCTAATG GTAAACGCCCAGCTGAGGACATGGATGAGGAGCAGGCCTTCAAACGTTCACGCAACACAGATGAGATGGTGGAACTGCGTGTGCTTCTTCAGAGCAAA AATGCCGGTGCTGTGATTGGGAAAGGTGGAAAGAACATAAAAGCTCTACGCACAGAT TACAATGCCAGTGTATCAGTCCCAGACAGCAGTGGCCCAGAGCG GATCCTGAGTGTAAATGCCAGCATCGACGTTATTGGAGAGATTCTACTGAAAATTATACCAACTCTAGAGGAG TACCAACATTATAGCGGGATTGATTTTGACTGTGAACTTCGCCTGCTGATCCATCAGAGCTTAGCGGGGGGCATCATAGGGGTGAAAGGTGCCAAGATAAAGGAGCTGAGAGAG AACACCCAGACCACCATCAAGTTGTTTCAGGAGTGTTGTCCACACTCTACTGATAGAGTCGTATTGGTGGGAGGAAAGCCAGATCGTGTCATTGAATGTATAAAAGTTATCCTGGAGCTGGTGTCAGAG GCACCAATAAAAGGTCGTGCGCAGCCTTATGACCCTAACTTCTATGACGAAACTTACGACTATGGAGGTTTCACCATGTTGTTTGAGGAGAGAGGCAGACGACCTATTGGTGGTTTCCCCATTCGTGTTCGTGGAGGCTTTGAGCGCATGCCCCCTGTTCGTGGCAACAGACCTATGCCTCCCTCCAGAAGGGACTATGATGACATGAGCCCACGTCGAGGTCCTCCACCACCACTAAGCAGAGGTGGACGAGGCGGCAGTCGAGCACGAAACCtgcctctccctcctccaccgCCACCAAGGGGAGG TGGAGACAGGTTTGCACATGGCAGCTATCACAGCAGCATGGATGACAGACCAAG CGACAGAAGAGGCCGGGGAGGAGACCGTTACGACAGCATG AGTGGAGGTGGATATG acaacaaTTCTTCGTGGGAGCACTTTCAGTCTG GTGGCAGAGGGTCATACAGTGATATAGGAGGGCCAGTCATCACAACACAAGTTACCATCCCAAAAGAC CTGGCTGGCTCCATCATCGGTAAGGGGGGCCAGAGGATCAAGCAGATCCGCCACGAGTCTGGGGCATCTATCAAGATTGACGAACCACTAGAGGGCTCTGAGGACCGCATCATCACCATCACAGGAACACAGGACCAGATCCAGAATGCCCAGTACCTGCTGCAGAACAG CGTGAGGCAGTACTCTGGTCGGTTCTTCTag
- the hnrpkl gene encoding heterogeneous nuclear ribonucleoprotein K, like isoform X2 — translation MEVKNKQQDEDITFSNSDANGKRPAEDMDEEQAFKRSRNTDEMVELRVLLQSKNAGAVIGKGGKNIKALRTDYNASVSVPDSSGPERILSVNASIDVIGEILLKIIPTLEEYQHYSGIDFDCELRLLIHQSLAGGIIGVKGAKIKELREAPIKGRAQPYDPNFYDETYDYGGFTMLFEERGRRPIGGFPIRVRGGFERMPPVRGNRPMPPSRRDYDDMSPRRGPPPPLSRGGRGGSRARNLPLPPPPPPRGGGDRFAHGSYHSSMDDRPSDRRGRGGDRYDSMSGGGYDNNSSWEHFQSGGRGSYSDIGGPVITTQVTIPKDLAGSIIGKGGQRIKQIRHESGASIKIDEPLEGSEDRIITITGTQDQIQNAQYLLQNSVRQYSGRFF, via the exons ATGgaggtgaaaaacaaacagcaggacgAAGACATCACATTCAGTAACTCTGACGCTAATG GTAAACGCCCAGCTGAGGACATGGATGAGGAGCAGGCCTTCAAACGTTCACGCAACACAGATGAGATGGTGGAACTGCGTGTGCTTCTTCAGAGCAAA AATGCCGGTGCTGTGATTGGGAAAGGTGGAAAGAACATAAAAGCTCTACGCACAGAT TACAATGCCAGTGTATCAGTCCCAGACAGCAGTGGCCCAGAGCG GATCCTGAGTGTAAATGCCAGCATCGACGTTATTGGAGAGATTCTACTGAAAATTATACCAACTCTAGAGGAG TACCAACATTATAGCGGGATTGATTTTGACTGTGAACTTCGCCTGCTGATCCATCAGAGCTTAGCGGGGGGCATCATAGGGGTGAAAGGTGCCAAGATAAAGGAGCTGAGAGAG GCACCAATAAAAGGTCGTGCGCAGCCTTATGACCCTAACTTCTATGACGAAACTTACGACTATGGAGGTTTCACCATGTTGTTTGAGGAGAGAGGCAGACGACCTATTGGTGGTTTCCCCATTCGTGTTCGTGGAGGCTTTGAGCGCATGCCCCCTGTTCGTGGCAACAGACCTATGCCTCCCTCCAGAAGGGACTATGATGACATGAGCCCACGTCGAGGTCCTCCACCACCACTAAGCAGAGGTGGACGAGGCGGCAGTCGAGCACGAAACCtgcctctccctcctccaccgCCACCAAGGGGAGG TGGAGACAGGTTTGCACATGGCAGCTATCACAGCAGCATGGATGACAGACCAAG CGACAGAAGAGGCCGGGGAGGAGACCGTTACGACAGCATG AGTGGAGGTGGATATG acaacaaTTCTTCGTGGGAGCACTTTCAGTCTG GTGGCAGAGGGTCATACAGTGATATAGGAGGGCCAGTCATCACAACACAAGTTACCATCCCAAAAGAC CTGGCTGGCTCCATCATCGGTAAGGGGGGCCAGAGGATCAAGCAGATCCGCCACGAGTCTGGGGCATCTATCAAGATTGACGAACCACTAGAGGGCTCTGAGGACCGCATCATCACCATCACAGGAACACAGGACCAGATCCAGAATGCCCAGTACCTGCTGCAGAACAG CGTGAGGCAGTACTCTGGTCGGTTCTTCTag
- the hnrpkl gene encoding heterogeneous nuclear ribonucleoprotein K, like isoform X3, giving the protein MILSVNASIDVIGEILLKIIPTLEEYQHYSGIDFDCELRLLIHQSLAGGIIGVKGAKIKELRENTQTTIKLFQECCPHSTDRVVLVGGKPDRVIECIKVILELVSEAPIKGRAQPYDPNFYDETYDYGGFTMLFEERGRRPIGGFPIRVRGGFERMPPVRGNRPMPPSRRDYDDMSPRRGPPPPLSRGGRGGSRARNLPLPPPPPPRGGGDRFAHGSYHSSMDDRPSDRRGRGGDRYDSMSGGGYDNNSSWEHFQSGGRGSYSDIGGPVITTQVTIPKDLAGSIIGKGGQRIKQIRHESGASIKIDEPLEGSEDRIITITGTQDQIQNAQYLLQNSVRQYSGRFF; this is encoded by the exons AT GATCCTGAGTGTAAATGCCAGCATCGACGTTATTGGAGAGATTCTACTGAAAATTATACCAACTCTAGAGGAG TACCAACATTATAGCGGGATTGATTTTGACTGTGAACTTCGCCTGCTGATCCATCAGAGCTTAGCGGGGGGCATCATAGGGGTGAAAGGTGCCAAGATAAAGGAGCTGAGAGAG AACACCCAGACCACCATCAAGTTGTTTCAGGAGTGTTGTCCACACTCTACTGATAGAGTCGTATTGGTGGGAGGAAAGCCAGATCGTGTCATTGAATGTATAAAAGTTATCCTGGAGCTGGTGTCAGAG GCACCAATAAAAGGTCGTGCGCAGCCTTATGACCCTAACTTCTATGACGAAACTTACGACTATGGAGGTTTCACCATGTTGTTTGAGGAGAGAGGCAGACGACCTATTGGTGGTTTCCCCATTCGTGTTCGTGGAGGCTTTGAGCGCATGCCCCCTGTTCGTGGCAACAGACCTATGCCTCCCTCCAGAAGGGACTATGATGACATGAGCCCACGTCGAGGTCCTCCACCACCACTAAGCAGAGGTGGACGAGGCGGCAGTCGAGCACGAAACCtgcctctccctcctccaccgCCACCAAGGGGAGG TGGAGACAGGTTTGCACATGGCAGCTATCACAGCAGCATGGATGACAGACCAAG CGACAGAAGAGGCCGGGGAGGAGACCGTTACGACAGCATG AGTGGAGGTGGATATG acaacaaTTCTTCGTGGGAGCACTTTCAGTCTG GTGGCAGAGGGTCATACAGTGATATAGGAGGGCCAGTCATCACAACACAAGTTACCATCCCAAAAGAC CTGGCTGGCTCCATCATCGGTAAGGGGGGCCAGAGGATCAAGCAGATCCGCCACGAGTCTGGGGCATCTATCAAGATTGACGAACCACTAGAGGGCTCTGAGGACCGCATCATCACCATCACAGGAACACAGGACCAGATCCAGAATGCCCAGTACCTGCTGCAGAACAG CGTGAGGCAGTACTCTGGTCGGTTCTTCTag
- the ntrk2b gene encoding neurotrophic tyrosine kinase, receptor, type 2b — MDSSAGGYGMARLGLFLVLMGLWRFSDACPTSCTCTISRIVCIDSVPGIEDFPVLTLDDMENITEIYIANQNRLFEISNNTLGHYINLRNLTLTRTRLTSISSNAFSNNKVLQHVNLRDNNLSTLSWKTFENFNTSYPLLLSGNPLDCVCDNLWIKLRLQEEIEGQDLKCIDDRGVIKAFATLTPPECVVPKVEVTPKTVTKMQGSNVKAVCSASGSPRPEIRWNLGMLSTPNKTEPLETGSRLILSGLSPDDNGRVIMCSAENMVGQTEATLQLNILFPPTIQQLLGPEQDHHWCIPFSVTGNPKPELRWYHENMPLQEQDYIRTMIHLSTESEDHGCLQLVNPTHIHNGVYRLVATNTYGSDAKNVTAQFIDPPDNHTDDIFYYYTTDSPLPPLDDSVAVYVVVGIAGVALTGCVLMVIILKYGRNSKFGIKGSSSVISNDDDSASPLHHVSNGNNTPSSSEMGPDAVIIGMTKIPVIENPQYFRNSGSMLKSDTFVQHIKRHNIVLKRELGEGAFGKVFLAECYNLTPDQEKIHVAVKTLKEASESGRADFYREAELLTNLQHEHIVTFYGVCVESDPLIMVFEYMKHGDLNKFLRSHGPDAVLMADGQHSILVELTQSQMLHIAQQIAAGMVYLASQHFVHRDLATRNCLVGESLLVKIGDFGMSRDVYSTDYYRVGGHTMLPIRWMPPESIMYRRFTTESDVWSLGVVLWEIFTYGKQPWYQLSNNEVIECITQGRVLQRPRTCPKEVYDLMLGCWQREPYMRLNIKEIHSMLQSLAKASPVYLDILG, encoded by the exons ATGGACTCCAGCGCGGGGGGATATGGCATGGCTCGTCTTggattgtttttggttttgatgGGGCTGTGGAGATTTAGCGATGCTTGCCCCACATCATGCACTTGCACCATCTCAAGGATTGTTTGTATTGATTCCGTACCAGGGATCGAGGATTTCCCTGTCCTCACGTTAGATGACATGGAAAACATCACCGAGAT atacaTTGCCAATCAAAACAGACTGTTTGAAATCAGTAACAACACTTTGGGCCATTACATAAACCTCAGAAACCT AACATTGACGAGGACGAGATTGACGTCAATATCGTCAAATGCATTTTCCAACAACAAAGTCCTTCAACATGT AAATCTCAGAGACAATAATCTATCAACACTGTCATGGAAAACATTTGAGAACTTCAACACATCATATCC gCTTCTCCTGTCTGGAAACCCtctggattgtgtgtgtgacaactTGTGGATCAAACTGAGGCTCCAGGAAGAAATCGAGGGTCAAGACCTGAAATGCATAGATGACAGAGGAGTGATAAAGGCCTTTGCCACACTTACCCCACCAGAATGTG tggttCCCAAAGTAGAGGTCACCCCCAAAACTGTGACCAAGATGCAGGGGAGTAATGTCAAAGCTGTGTGCAGTGCCTCAGGCTCGCCTCGTCCTGAGATCCGGTGGAACCTTGGGATGCTCTCTACACCCAACAAG ACTGAACCTCTGGAGACGGGGAGCAGACTCATCTTGTCCGGCCTGTCTCCTGATGATAATGGGAGGGTGATCATGTGCAGCGCAGAGAACATGGTTGGTCAGACTGAGGCAACGCTTCAGCTCAATATTCTCT TTCCCCCCACCATCCAGCAGCTGCTGGGGCCAGAGCAGGACCACCACTGGTGCATCCCATTCAGCGTGACAGGGAACCCTAAACCTGAGCTGCGATGGTACCATGAGAACATGCCTCTCCAGGAGCAGGACTACATCCGCACCATGATCCACTTGTCTACCGAGAGCGAGGACCATGGCTGCCTGCAGCTGGTCAACCCCACACACATTCATAACGGCGTGTACAGGCTGGTGGCAACAAATACGTACGGCTCGGATGCGAAGAATGTCACTGCTCAGTTTATCGACCCACCTGACAACCACACAG ATGACATCTTCTACTACT ACaccacag ACTCACCGCTCCCTCCTCTGGATGACAGTGTTGCA GTGTATGTAGTTGTGGGAATCGCAGGTGTCGCTTTAACCGGCTGTGTTCTTATGGTGATCATTCTGAAATATGGAAGAAACTCCAAGTTTGGTATTAAAG GCTCCTCCTCAGTCATTAGTAATGACGATGACTCCGCCAGCCCTCTTCATCACGTCTCCAATGGCAACAACACCCCGTCGTCTTCAGAGATGGGTCCAGATGCAGTGATCATTGGGATGACAAAGATTCCTGTCATTGAGAACCCACAGTACTTCCGTAACTCTGGCAGTATGCTGAAATCTGACACGT TTGTCCAGCACATCAAGAGACACAACATTGTACTGAAGCGGGAGCTGGGAGAAGGAGCTTTTGGGAAGGTCTTTCTTGCTGAGTGTTACAACCTGACACCAGACCAGGAGAAGATCCATGTGGCAGTCAAG ACTCTGAAAGAAGCCAGCGAGAGCGGCCGCGCAGACTTTTACAGGGAGGCCGAGCTCCTAACAAACCTGCAACACGAACACATCGTCACCTTCTATGGGGTCTGTGTAGAGAGCGACCCCCTCATCATGGTGTTTGAATACATGAAACATGGTGACCTAAATAAGTTCCTCAG GTCCCACGGTCCTGATGCAGTGCTAATGGCAGACGGTCAACACAGTATCCTGGTGGAGCTCACCCAGTCCCAAATGCTGCACATTGCCCAACAGATTGCCGCTGGCATGGTCTACCTGGCCTCCCAACACTTTGTCCACAGAGACTTGGCAACCAGGAACTGCCTGGTAGGAGAAAGCCTGCTGGTCAAGATAGGAGACTTTGGCATGTCCAGAGATGTGTACAGCACAGACTACTACAGA GTGGGCGGTCACACGATGCTGCCTATCCGCTGGATGCCCCCAGAGAGCATCATGTACCGGCGGTTCACCACAGAGAGTGATGTGTGGAGCCTTGGTGTGGTGCTGTGGGAGATCTTCACATATGGCAAGCAGCCTTGGTACCAGCTCTCCAACAATGAG GTGATCGAGTGCATCACCCAGGGCCGTGTGCTGCAGCGGCCCCGCACCTGTCCTAAAGAGGTCTATGACCTGATGCTGGGCTGCTGGCAGCGGGAGCCCTACATGAGGCTGAACATCAAGGAGATCCACAGCATGCTCCAGAGCCTCGCCAAGGCCTCCCCTGTGTACCTGGACATACTGGGCTGA
- the kcmf1 gene encoding E3 ubiquitin-protein ligase KCMF1 isoform X2, which translates to MQCILTRVDYDLYYGGDTFSVEQPQSFTCPYCGKMGFTETSLQEHVTSEHAETTTEVICPICAALPGGDPNHVTDDFTAHLTLEHRAPRDLDESSSVRHVRRMFHPGRGLGGPRARRTNMHFTSSSSGGLSSSSSQSSTYTPSNREAMDPIAELLSQLSGVRRAAGGQINSSGPSASQLQQLQMQLQLERQQAQAARQQVDTGRHATRRSNNPGSTDTTIPPPSTATANATTVGESNPSSSSHSSQFLLARLNERKGSEAERQFLEGERADRSLFVQELLLSTLMHEESSSSDEDERRDFADFGAMGCVDIMPLDVALENLQLRERSSTGKEPPPPPL; encoded by the exons ATGCAGTGTATTTTAACCAGGGTAGACTATG ACTTGTATTATGGAGGAGACACTTTTTCAGTAGAGCAACCCCAGTCATTCACATGTCCTTACTGTGGCAAGATGGGCTTCACAGAGACATCCCTACAGGAACATGTCACCTCGGAGCATGCAGAAACTACCACGGAGGTG ATCTGTCCAATATGTGCTGCCTTGCCAGGTGGAGACCCCAACCATGTCACGGATGATTTTACAGCTCACCTCACACTTGAACACAGAGCGCCAAGAGATTTA GATGAGTCCAGCAGTGTTCGACATGTACGCAGGATGTTCCACCCTGGACGAGGACTGGGTGGTCCCAGAGCACGACGGACAAATATGCACTTTACTAGTAGCTCTTCAGGGGGGCTTTCGTCCTCCTCATCACAGAGCTCAACTTACACCCCCAGTAACAGGGAAGCAATGGACCCAATTGCAG AGTTGTTGTCTCAGCTATCAGGTGTGCGCCGTGCTGCAGGGGGGCAAATAAACTCATCAGGGCCTTCGGCTTCTCAGCTCCAGCAGCTTCAGATGCAGCTGCAGTTGGAGAGGCAGCAGGCTCAGGCAGCACGACAGCAAGTGGACACAGGTCGACACGCAACACGGCGCAGCAACAACCCAGGCAGCACTGACACCACCATCCCTCCGCCCAGCACAGCAACGGCCAACGCCACCACTGTGGGAGAAAGTAATCCCTCGTCCTCATCCCATAGCTCCCAGTTCCTATTAGCAAG GTTGAATGAACGTAAGGGGTCCGAAGCAGAGCGTCAGTTTCTAGAAGGGGAGCGTGCAGACCGCAGCTTGTTTGTCCAGGAGCTGCTTTTGTCTACACTGATGCACGAAGAGAGCTCTTCTTCTGATGAGGATGAGCGCCGAGACTTCGCTGACTTTGGAGCCATGGGCTGCGTGGATATCATGCCTTTAGATGTGGCGTTGGAGAACCTCCAGCTTAGAGAGAGGAGCTCTACAGGAAAAGAGCCTCCGCCGCCTCCCCTTTGA
- the kcmf1 gene encoding E3 ubiquitin-protein ligase KCMF1 isoform X1, protein MSRHEGVSCDACLKGNFRGRRFKCLICYDYDLCASCYESGATTTRHTTEHPMQCILTRVDYDLYYGGDTFSVEQPQSFTCPYCGKMGFTETSLQEHVTSEHAETTTEVICPICAALPGGDPNHVTDDFTAHLTLEHRAPRDLDESSSVRHVRRMFHPGRGLGGPRARRTNMHFTSSSSGGLSSSSSQSSTYTPSNREAMDPIAELLSQLSGVRRAAGGQINSSGPSASQLQQLQMQLQLERQQAQAARQQVDTGRHATRRSNNPGSTDTTIPPPSTATANATTVGESNPSSSSHSSQFLLARLNERKGSEAERQFLEGERADRSLFVQELLLSTLMHEESSSSDEDERRDFADFGAMGCVDIMPLDVALENLQLRERSSTGKEPPPPPL, encoded by the exons GCGTGAGCTGTGATGCGTGTTTAAAAGGGAACTTTAGAGGAAGACGGTTCAAGTGTTTAATTTGCTACGATTACGACCTGTGTGCATCGTGCTACGAGAGCGGAGCCACTACAACAAGACACACCACAGAGCACCCCATGCAGTGTATTTTAACCAGGGTAGACTATG ACTTGTATTATGGAGGAGACACTTTTTCAGTAGAGCAACCCCAGTCATTCACATGTCCTTACTGTGGCAAGATGGGCTTCACAGAGACATCCCTACAGGAACATGTCACCTCGGAGCATGCAGAAACTACCACGGAGGTG ATCTGTCCAATATGTGCTGCCTTGCCAGGTGGAGACCCCAACCATGTCACGGATGATTTTACAGCTCACCTCACACTTGAACACAGAGCGCCAAGAGATTTA GATGAGTCCAGCAGTGTTCGACATGTACGCAGGATGTTCCACCCTGGACGAGGACTGGGTGGTCCCAGAGCACGACGGACAAATATGCACTTTACTAGTAGCTCTTCAGGGGGGCTTTCGTCCTCCTCATCACAGAGCTCAACTTACACCCCCAGTAACAGGGAAGCAATGGACCCAATTGCAG AGTTGTTGTCTCAGCTATCAGGTGTGCGCCGTGCTGCAGGGGGGCAAATAAACTCATCAGGGCCTTCGGCTTCTCAGCTCCAGCAGCTTCAGATGCAGCTGCAGTTGGAGAGGCAGCAGGCTCAGGCAGCACGACAGCAAGTGGACACAGGTCGACACGCAACACGGCGCAGCAACAACCCAGGCAGCACTGACACCACCATCCCTCCGCCCAGCACAGCAACGGCCAACGCCACCACTGTGGGAGAAAGTAATCCCTCGTCCTCATCCCATAGCTCCCAGTTCCTATTAGCAAG GTTGAATGAACGTAAGGGGTCCGAAGCAGAGCGTCAGTTTCTAGAAGGGGAGCGTGCAGACCGCAGCTTGTTTGTCCAGGAGCTGCTTTTGTCTACACTGATGCACGAAGAGAGCTCTTCTTCTGATGAGGATGAGCGCCGAGACTTCGCTGACTTTGGAGCCATGGGCTGCGTGGATATCATGCCTTTAGATGTGGCGTTGGAGAACCTCCAGCTTAGAGAGAGGAGCTCTACAGGAAAAGAGCCTCCGCCGCCTCCCCTTTGA
- the kcmf1 gene encoding E3 ubiquitin-protein ligase KCMF1 isoform X3 — MSRHEDLYYGGDTFSVEQPQSFTCPYCGKMGFTETSLQEHVTSEHAETTTEVICPICAALPGGDPNHVTDDFTAHLTLEHRAPRDLDESSSVRHVRRMFHPGRGLGGPRARRTNMHFTSSSSGGLSSSSSQSSTYTPSNREAMDPIAELLSQLSGVRRAAGGQINSSGPSASQLQQLQMQLQLERQQAQAARQQVDTGRHATRRSNNPGSTDTTIPPPSTATANATTVGESNPSSSSHSSQFLLARLNERKGSEAERQFLEGERADRSLFVQELLLSTLMHEESSSSDEDERRDFADFGAMGCVDIMPLDVALENLQLRERSSTGKEPPPPPL, encoded by the exons ACTTGTATTATGGAGGAGACACTTTTTCAGTAGAGCAACCCCAGTCATTCACATGTCCTTACTGTGGCAAGATGGGCTTCACAGAGACATCCCTACAGGAACATGTCACCTCGGAGCATGCAGAAACTACCACGGAGGTG ATCTGTCCAATATGTGCTGCCTTGCCAGGTGGAGACCCCAACCATGTCACGGATGATTTTACAGCTCACCTCACACTTGAACACAGAGCGCCAAGAGATTTA GATGAGTCCAGCAGTGTTCGACATGTACGCAGGATGTTCCACCCTGGACGAGGACTGGGTGGTCCCAGAGCACGACGGACAAATATGCACTTTACTAGTAGCTCTTCAGGGGGGCTTTCGTCCTCCTCATCACAGAGCTCAACTTACACCCCCAGTAACAGGGAAGCAATGGACCCAATTGCAG AGTTGTTGTCTCAGCTATCAGGTGTGCGCCGTGCTGCAGGGGGGCAAATAAACTCATCAGGGCCTTCGGCTTCTCAGCTCCAGCAGCTTCAGATGCAGCTGCAGTTGGAGAGGCAGCAGGCTCAGGCAGCACGACAGCAAGTGGACACAGGTCGACACGCAACACGGCGCAGCAACAACCCAGGCAGCACTGACACCACCATCCCTCCGCCCAGCACAGCAACGGCCAACGCCACCACTGTGGGAGAAAGTAATCCCTCGTCCTCATCCCATAGCTCCCAGTTCCTATTAGCAAG GTTGAATGAACGTAAGGGGTCCGAAGCAGAGCGTCAGTTTCTAGAAGGGGAGCGTGCAGACCGCAGCTTGTTTGTCCAGGAGCTGCTTTTGTCTACACTGATGCACGAAGAGAGCTCTTCTTCTGATGAGGATGAGCGCCGAGACTTCGCTGACTTTGGAGCCATGGGCTGCGTGGATATCATGCCTTTAGATGTGGCGTTGGAGAACCTCCAGCTTAGAGAGAGGAGCTCTACAGGAAAAGAGCCTCCGCCGCCTCCCCTTTGA